The genomic interval CTTGGGGGAACCTTCAAGTCATCCAAACCCGTTGCCAAGTCGACGTATTCCAGCTTGCGGATTGCCCGCTTATTGATTTCCGGCGGAAAACGCTTTGATTTACCCTTTTGGTAAAACTCTTGCGTATGCCTATCGGCAAA from Verrucomicrobia bacterium CG1_02_43_26 carries:
- a CDS encoding plasmid maintenance system killer; protein product: MIKTFADRHTQEFYQKGKSKRFPPEINKRAIRKLEYVDLATGLDDLKVPPSNRLHELERERQGQYSISVNDQWRICFRFVNGDAYDIELTDYH